The uncultured Desulfobulbus sp. genome window below encodes:
- a CDS encoding AraC family transcriptional regulator, protein MNIENEREKLENILNLLGQSISRWTGKEERVETSVPGLSLFRRYQPTGPMGGMYEPSICLIAQGAKRVLLGDDTYVYDADHYLITAVHLPTIAEVITASETKPYLGLRLKFDLHQLAQLMADSKLPPPRVQQSPRGMAIGKVTLPLLSSFQRLLDLLEEEEDVPILAPGIIREITYRLLIGDQGERLRQISSVFSQGNQIARIIDWLKDNYTTSLRIEDLAKQASMSASSFHQHFKSITAMTPLQFQKMLRLNEARRMMLTEPTDASTAAFNVGYESVSQFNREYHRLFGAPPLRDIKKLREIPTEGRA, encoded by the coding sequence ATGAATATCGAAAACGAGCGAGAGAAGTTGGAAAACATTTTGAACTTACTGGGGCAAAGTATTTCTCGTTGGACAGGTAAGGAGGAGAGGGTGGAAACATCCGTTCCAGGGTTGTCGCTTTTCAGACGCTATCAACCGACCGGCCCCATGGGGGGAATGTATGAACCAAGCATCTGTCTTATTGCCCAGGGGGCAAAGCGCGTGTTACTCGGCGACGATACCTACGTATATGATGCAGACCATTACTTAATCACTGCCGTGCATCTCCCCACAATTGCGGAAGTTATTACTGCCAGCGAAACAAAGCCGTATCTCGGGCTCAGGCTAAAATTTGACCTCCATCAACTTGCGCAACTGATGGCAGATAGCAAACTCCCTCCTCCGCGTGTTCAACAGTCACCACGGGGGATGGCTATAGGGAAGGTAACCTTACCGCTCCTCTCGAGTTTTCAAAGGTTGCTTGATCTTCTTGAAGAAGAGGAAGATGTTCCGATTCTTGCGCCTGGAATAATACGGGAAATCACCTATCGCCTACTCATTGGTGATCAAGGGGAGCGTTTACGCCAGATATCTTCGGTATTCAGCCAAGGGAATCAAATAGCGCGAATTATCGATTGGCTAAAAGACAACTATACCACATCTCTTCGCATCGAAGATCTCGCAAAGCAAGCCAGTATGAGCGCTTCGTCCTTTCACCAACATTTTAAATCAATTACAGCGATGACGCCTTTGCAATTTCAGAAAATGTTGCGCTTGAATGAAGCTCGCAGAATGATGCTTACCGAACCGACAGATGCCTCAACAGCTGCTTTTAATGTTGGCTATGAAAGCGTATCTCAATTCAATAGGGAATATCATCGATTATTCGGTGCTCCACCATTACGTGATATCAAAAAATTGCGCGAGATACCCACTGAAGGTAGAGCATAG
- a CDS encoding alpha/beta hydrolase has protein sequence MTEWNKTSKWRGTITWLFVSSFILVATGATMAADYKQNPFSLVYDGALTKNVPGAVNIHPVTYKLDGIDISANVYTPPNYDSKKKYPTIVVAHPNGGVKEQVAGLYAQRLAEQGYITITADAAYQGASGGEPRNTDKPANRIEDIHGMADFISQYAGADTDRLGLLGICGGGGYSLKAAQTDKRFKSVATLSMFNSGLVRRNGFRDSQLSTIQDRLQQASSARAEEAAGGKIIYTADTKLSDEQIAKLPFDLYRQGFEYYGKTHAHPNSTFRYPLSNLLELMNFDAATNMDLINQPLLMLAGSKADSLYMTEDAFKKAINAKKKELYLLEGATHIETYWKPQYVNQAMVKLTQFYAETL, from the coding sequence ATGACAGAGTGGAACAAGACGTCGAAATGGAGAGGAACAATCACGTGGTTGTTTGTTTCATCATTCATTCTTGTGGCAACAGGAGCAACCATGGCTGCGGACTATAAACAAAACCCCTTTTCTCTTGTGTATGATGGCGCGTTGACGAAAAACGTACCAGGTGCCGTGAACATACATCCGGTCACCTACAAACTGGATGGCATTGACATTTCGGCCAACGTTTATACTCCGCCGAACTATGACTCAAAGAAGAAATACCCGACGATTGTGGTCGCCCACCCCAATGGAGGCGTTAAAGAACAAGTGGCTGGCCTGTATGCCCAACGACTTGCTGAACAAGGGTATATCACCATCACTGCTGACGCGGCATATCAAGGTGCAAGTGGCGGCGAACCACGAAATACGGACAAGCCCGCCAATCGCATCGAAGACATTCATGGGATGGCGGATTTTATCAGCCAGTATGCCGGTGCCGACACGGATCGTTTGGGCCTCCTGGGCATTTGTGGTGGCGGCGGTTATTCATTGAAAGCCGCTCAAACGGACAAGCGGTTCAAATCCGTGGCGACCTTGAGCATGTTCAATTCAGGCTTGGTCCGACGTAATGGCTTTAGGGATTCGCAACTCTCAACCATACAGGACCGTTTGCAGCAGGCCTCAAGCGCCCGTGCAGAGGAAGCGGCTGGAGGCAAAATCATCTATACCGCTGACACAAAACTCTCTGATGAGCAGATTGCAAAGCTGCCGTTCGACCTTTATCGCCAAGGTTTTGAGTATTATGGCAAAACCCACGCACACCCCAATTCGACCTTCAGATACCCACTGAGCAACCTGCTCGAGTTAATGAATTTCGATGCTGCAACCAATATGGATTTGATCAATCAGCCACTTCTGATGTTGGCCGGGAGCAAGGCAGATTCTCTGTATATGACTGAGGATGCCTTTAAAAAGGCGATCAACGCCAAAAAGAAAGAACTCTACCTTCTCGAAGGAGCGACCCATATTGAAACGTATTGGAAGCCACAATATGTGAACCAGGCCATGGTCAAATTGACTCAGTTCTATGCTGAAACATTGTAA
- a CDS encoding SDR family oxidoreductase, whose translation MNTEINGKIIVITGASSGLGEATARRLSEQGATVVLAARRSDRITALAEELKSQGGQALAVTTDVTKVEQVQALVDATVETYGRIDVMINNAGLMPHSPLERLKIDDWDAMIDVNLKGVLYGIAAALPYMKNQKSGHFINVSSVAGHTVRAGAAVYAATKFAVRALSEGLRQEVKPYNIRTTVISPGAVATELPKSITEGDVFEAVQGFYEQYAIPADSFARAVAFAISQPKDVDINEILFRPTVQEL comes from the coding sequence ATGAATACTGAAATTAACGGGAAAATAATCGTCATAACAGGAGCAAGCAGCGGTCTTGGTGAAGCTACTGCCCGGCGTTTAAGTGAACAGGGAGCTACCGTTGTCTTAGCCGCTCGCCGCTCAGATCGCATTACGGCACTTGCCGAAGAATTAAAAAGTCAGGGTGGGCAGGCCCTTGCGGTCACCACCGATGTAACCAAGGTCGAACAGGTACAAGCGTTGGTCGATGCCACAGTGGAAACCTATGGACGCATTGATGTCATGATCAACAATGCAGGCCTGATGCCCCATTCACCTCTGGAGCGGCTCAAAATCGATGACTGGGACGCCATGATCGATGTGAACCTAAAAGGGGTACTTTACGGCATTGCAGCAGCTTTGCCGTACATGAAAAACCAAAAATCCGGTCATTTTATCAATGTTTCCTCTGTGGCAGGACATACGGTCCGAGCTGGTGCCGCTGTGTATGCAGCGACAAAATTTGCAGTGCGCGCCCTTTCCGAAGGGCTTCGCCAAGAAGTGAAACCCTATAACATCCGCACAACGGTGATCTCACCCGGGGCTGTTGCCACTGAACTGCCCAAGAGTATAACCGAAGGTGATGTTTTCGAAGCTGTCCAGGGATTTTACGAACAATACGCGATCCCTGCAGATTCTTTTGCCCGGGCCGTCGCCTTTGCCATAAGTCAGCCGAAAGATGTGGATATTAACGAAATTCTTTTTCGGCCAACAGTACAGGAGCTGTAA
- a CDS encoding aldo/keto reductase, translating into MEKIVLNNGVEMPALGFGVFQIADQDECERTVLDALETGYRLIDTAAAYFNEEAVGSAIKQSGISREDIFVTTKLWIQDAGYENTLKAFEKSLAKLQLDYLDLYLIHQPFGDVYGSWRAMEELYREGRVKAIGVSNFQPDRLMDLVMHHEVKPALNQIETHPFCQQLVAHEFLHENNIQMESWGPFAEGKNNIFTNKILVSIAQSHGKSVAQVILRWLVQRRIVAIPKSVRKERMLENFNVFDFTLSAKDMAAIATLDHGKSSFFDHRDPAIVKWLAERRLDL; encoded by the coding sequence ATGGAAAAAATAGTCTTGAATAATGGCGTGGAAATGCCTGCCCTCGGTTTTGGCGTCTTTCAGATTGCCGACCAGGATGAATGCGAACGAACCGTTTTAGATGCCCTTGAGACAGGATATCGCCTGATCGATACGGCAGCCGCCTATTTTAATGAGGAAGCGGTCGGCAGCGCCATAAAACAGAGCGGAATATCCCGGGAAGATATTTTTGTAACCACGAAATTATGGATCCAGGATGCAGGGTACGAAAATACCCTAAAAGCCTTTGAGAAATCGCTTGCCAAGCTGCAATTGGATTACCTGGATCTCTATCTGATCCATCAGCCTTTTGGGGATGTCTACGGTTCCTGGCGGGCGATGGAGGAGTTGTACCGCGAGGGCAGGGTCAAAGCCATTGGCGTAAGCAATTTCCAACCAGACCGACTGATGGATCTTGTCATGCATCATGAAGTGAAACCGGCCCTCAACCAGATTGAAACGCATCCCTTCTGCCAGCAGCTTGTGGCCCATGAATTTCTTCATGAAAACAATATCCAGATGGAATCCTGGGGGCCTTTTGCTGAAGGGAAAAACAATATATTCACCAATAAAATCCTCGTTTCCATCGCTCAATCCCACGGAAAATCTGTAGCCCAGGTCATTTTGCGCTGGTTGGTCCAGCGGCGCATTGTCGCCATTCCTAAATCGGTGCGTAAGGAACGAATGCTCGAAAACTTCAATGTGTTTGATTTCACCTTAAGCGCAAAAGATATGGCGGCCATCGCCACGCTGGATCATGGAAAAAGCAGCTTCTTTGACCATCGCGATCCGGCAATTGTCAAGTGGTTGGCGGAAAGAAGGCTGGATCTGTGA
- a CDS encoding alpha/beta fold hydrolase: MKTKLSSLIAALVLTFVNLNITAYAEPLESGTAAPLVIQAQGSFAVGGSVVTNPGTFDPIKMTSEGQTYHGDHAYVFYQIPPKARKFPLVLWHGFGQFSKTWETTPDGREGYQNIFLRRGYGVYVIDQPRRGNAGRSTKPTAIKAEPDEQKWFDIFRLGIWPNFFPGVQFSKDPNALEQYFRQMTPDTGTNDIDVNSDAVAALFNKIGPGVLVTHSHSGGMGWATVLKSEKIRGVVAYEPGSNFIFPEGEVPPPMASSGGTLDPLSVPLADFLKLTKIPIIIYYGDNIPATPVDNPGQDMWRVRLQMARLWVKTVNRHGGDATVVHLPEIGIHGNTHFPFSDLNNIQIADLMSDFLKKKGLN, from the coding sequence ATGAAGACAAAGCTGAGCAGTCTCATTGCTGCACTCGTACTAACTTTCGTCAACCTGAACATCACCGCCTATGCAGAACCCCTGGAAAGTGGCACAGCCGCACCGCTGGTTATACAGGCGCAGGGAAGTTTTGCAGTTGGTGGTTCGGTCGTCACCAATCCGGGAACATTCGATCCCATCAAAATGACATCCGAGGGACAAACCTATCATGGGGACCATGCGTATGTATTTTACCAGATTCCCCCAAAGGCCAGAAAATTCCCCCTCGTGCTCTGGCATGGATTCGGTCAATTTTCCAAGACCTGGGAGACGACTCCAGATGGGAGAGAGGGGTATCAAAACATTTTTCTGCGCCGAGGTTACGGGGTGTATGTGATCGACCAACCCCGCCGTGGCAATGCCGGACGCAGCACCAAACCCACCGCCATAAAAGCTGAGCCTGATGAGCAGAAGTGGTTCGATATTTTCCGCCTTGGCATTTGGCCGAATTTCTTTCCAGGCGTGCAGTTTTCAAAGGATCCGAATGCCCTTGAACAGTACTTTCGCCAGATGACGCCCGACACCGGCACCAATGATATCGATGTCAACTCGGACGCTGTGGCGGCGCTGTTCAACAAAATCGGCCCTGGAGTGCTCGTCACCCATTCTCATAGCGGGGGGATGGGATGGGCGACCGTTCTCAAAAGCGAGAAGATTCGCGGTGTCGTTGCTTACGAACCAGGCTCCAATTTCATTTTCCCAGAGGGTGAGGTTCCGCCGCCGATGGCCAGTTCTGGCGGAACGTTAGATCCGTTGAGTGTTCCCTTGGCGGATTTCCTGAAGTTGACCAAAATTCCCATCATCATCTATTACGGAGACAATATTCCGGCAACACCTGTGGACAACCCAGGGCAGGACATGTGGAGAGTCCGTCTTCAAATGGCAAGATTATGGGTGAAAACCGTAAACCGTCATGGCGGTGATGCCACGGTTGTCCATTTGCCCGAGATTGGTATTCACGGCAATACCCATTTTCCCTTTTCCGATCTGAATAATATCCAAATCGCAGATCTGATGAGCGATTTCCTAAAAAAGAAAGGCTTGAACTAA
- a CDS encoding aldo/keto reductase, with protein MEQRRLGNSDLNLSAIGLGCMGMSFGYGPPAEKGEMIQLIRNAAESGVTFFDTAEVYGPFTNEELVGEALAPFKGQVVIATKFGIKIEGKKQILESRPETIRKSVEGSLKRLQVEVIDLYYQHRVDPNVAIEEVAGTLKELINEGKVRAWGLSEAGVQTIRRAHAVQPLAAIQSEYSMMWRQPEEELLPTLEELGIGFVPFSPLGKGFLTGRFDKHATFDSSDFRSMVPRFSAENLDANQVLVNLVRQIADTKNATPAQIALAWVLAQKPWIVPIPGTRKLHRLQENLGATNVELSTGELNELDTALANIEISGDRYPAEYAERTGK; from the coding sequence ATGGAGCAACGTAGACTTGGAAACAGCGATTTGAATCTTTCAGCAATCGGTCTTGGCTGCATGGGGATGAGCTTTGGTTACGGCCCACCTGCAGAGAAAGGAGAAATGATTCAACTCATTCGTAACGCGGCGGAGAGCGGGGTTACTTTTTTCGATACAGCCGAAGTGTATGGCCCCTTCACTAATGAAGAACTTGTCGGTGAGGCACTGGCCCCTTTTAAGGGGCAGGTGGTCATTGCCACCAAATTCGGAATCAAGATTGAAGGGAAAAAACAAATATTGGAGAGCAGGCCTGAAACTATCAGGAAATCGGTGGAAGGATCACTCAAACGCCTCCAGGTGGAAGTAATCGATCTCTACTATCAGCATCGTGTCGATCCCAATGTGGCAATTGAGGAGGTCGCAGGCACCCTGAAGGAACTCATTAATGAGGGCAAGGTTAGGGCCTGGGGCCTTTCCGAGGCAGGTGTGCAGACCATTCGGCGTGCCCACGCAGTACAGCCGCTTGCGGCCATTCAAAGTGAATATTCGATGATGTGGCGTCAGCCCGAAGAGGAACTGTTGCCCACGCTTGAGGAACTCGGCATCGGATTTGTCCCATTCAGTCCCTTGGGTAAAGGATTTCTGACCGGAAGATTTGACAAACATGCGACCTTTGACAGTTCCGACTTTCGCAGCATGGTTCCTCGATTTTCCGCAGAGAATCTCGACGCCAATCAGGTGCTCGTCAACCTGGTGCGCCAGATAGCTGATACGAAAAATGCAACCCCTGCGCAAATAGCCCTGGCATGGGTTCTGGCGCAAAAGCCCTGGATTGTCCCTATACCCGGAACCCGTAAACTCCACCGTCTGCAGGAGAATCTTGGTGCAACGAATGTCGAACTGAGCACTGGTGAATTAAACGAACTGGATACCGCACTTGCCAATATCGAGATATCCGGAGACCGCTATCCGGCGGAATATGCAGAACGTACCGGAAAATGA
- a CDS encoding oxidoreductase — translation MSNTSRSWLITGCSTGLGRALAELLIIRGERVVATARNPETVQDIVAGHENARALKLDVTSSEDIRSAVEETEQQFGGLDVLVNNAGYGYISSIEEAEEDEYRSLFETNLFGLIALTRAVLPGMRARGCGHIVNISSVGGMIGNPGSGYYAATKFAVVGFSESLSKEAGPLGIKVTVVEPGPFRTDWQGRSLKTAPQRIDAYAKTVHARVHQLSATSGQQAGDPVRAAQAIVTAVDAPQPPLHLVLGAPGLQMARQQLGALQQEFDAWEAVTLSADFPA, via the coding sequence ATGTCGAATACATCACGTAGTTGGTTAATCACCGGTTGTTCAACAGGATTGGGTCGGGCACTCGCGGAGCTTTTGATTATCCGGGGAGAGCGCGTTGTCGCAACGGCGCGAAATCCTGAAACAGTGCAAGACATAGTTGCCGGCCACGAAAACGCACGAGCGCTTAAGCTCGATGTCACCAGCTCGGAGGATATCCGCAGTGCGGTTGAGGAAACGGAACAACAGTTCGGTGGTCTTGATGTGCTGGTAAACAATGCGGGCTACGGCTACATCTCTTCTATCGAGGAGGCGGAAGAAGACGAGTACAGAAGCCTGTTCGAAACCAACCTGTTCGGCTTGATCGCCTTGACTCGGGCAGTCCTTCCGGGGATGCGCGCACGCGGGTGTGGACATATTGTAAATATTTCTTCCGTCGGAGGAATGATCGGAAATCCCGGGTCCGGCTACTATGCCGCCACAAAATTTGCGGTTGTCGGCTTCTCCGAGTCGTTGTCGAAAGAAGCTGGGCCACTCGGTATCAAGGTGACGGTGGTTGAACCCGGTCCCTTCAGGACCGATTGGCAGGGGCGTTCCCTCAAGACGGCACCGCAACGGATCGACGCCTACGCCAAGACCGTTCATGCGCGAGTGCACCAGCTCAGCGCAACCAGTGGTCAACAGGCCGGTGATCCAGTCCGCGCAGCACAGGCAATCGTAACTGCGGTGGATGCTCCGCAACCACCGCTCCATCTCGTGCTTGGCGCCCCCGGGCTTCAAATGGCGCGACAACAACTCGGCGCACTTCAGCAGGAATTCGACGCTTGGGAAGCAGTGACGTTGAGTGCCGATTTCCCCGCATAA
- a CDS encoding Bcr/CflA family multidrug efflux MFS transporter, with protein sequence MATSISIKSTKANSMVEPIAIKPGWYVLAVLSMLMGFASISTDLYLPAMPLMAQSLGADTGMIELTISSYLIGFSLGQLLWGPISDRYGRRPAVAVGLVLFVIGSAGCALATNAHLLIAWRIVQAVGACAGVALSRAMVRDLYAGNRAAQMLSTLITVMAIAPLIGPTVGGQIVARASWRAIFWVLVGVGLVTLSALMTIPETLPAARRNREHIGRAMIHYFTLLKNRRLLGYVGTGAFLYAGMYAYIAGTPFAYISYYHVPVQKYGILFALGIIGIMFANMLNARLVLRHGYDRVLLVGCCLCAFSAIATAFSAGIGWGGLWGLVVPLFIFVSTTGLIVANSITGAMALFPERAGAVSALTGAMQYGSGILGSGLVGIFTDNTPWPMGWVIAVCGIGCLLSTLLLLPLRTSEN encoded by the coding sequence GTGGCCACCTCAATCTCGATAAAATCAACCAAAGCCAACAGTATGGTCGAACCCATCGCCATCAAACCGGGTTGGTATGTTCTTGCGGTATTGAGCATGCTGATGGGGTTTGCCTCGATCTCCACGGATCTGTATTTACCGGCAATGCCGCTCATGGCCCAGTCTTTGGGTGCGGATACCGGCATGATCGAACTGACAATTTCCAGCTACCTCATCGGTTTTAGCCTGGGCCAGTTACTCTGGGGTCCGATCAGCGACCGGTATGGACGTCGACCGGCAGTGGCTGTCGGGTTGGTTCTTTTCGTGATTGGTTCGGCAGGCTGTGCCCTGGCCACCAATGCCCATCTCTTGATTGCATGGCGAATTGTTCAGGCTGTCGGTGCATGTGCCGGTGTAGCCCTGTCACGGGCCATGGTTCGCGATCTTTATGCGGGCAATCGTGCCGCCCAGATGCTCTCCACCCTGATCACAGTGATGGCAATCGCACCGCTCATCGGGCCGACGGTTGGTGGGCAAATCGTCGCCAGGGCAAGTTGGCGGGCGATCTTTTGGGTTTTGGTAGGCGTAGGCCTGGTTACCCTATCCGCACTGATGACAATTCCGGAAACTTTGCCTGCAGCCAGACGCAATAGAGAACATATTGGCCGGGCGATGATTCATTACTTCACTCTTCTCAAGAATCGACGTCTGCTCGGTTACGTGGGAACAGGAGCCTTCCTCTATGCCGGGATGTACGCCTACATAGCGGGAACCCCCTTTGCCTACATCAGCTACTATCACGTACCAGTGCAAAAGTATGGGATCTTGTTTGCCCTGGGTATTATCGGCATCATGTTTGCCAACATGCTCAACGCACGACTGGTATTGCGCCATGGCTACGACCGGGTGCTGTTGGTTGGCTGCTGCCTCTGTGCGTTTTCCGCAATAGCCACCGCCTTCTCTGCGGGAATAGGTTGGGGAGGGCTTTGGGGTTTAGTTGTTCCTCTGTTCATTTTTGTCTCGACCACCGGGCTTATCGTTGCCAACTCCATCACCGGTGCAATGGCACTTTTCCCTGAACGCGCGGGAGCCGTTTCTGCGTTAACGGGTGCCATGCAATATGGCAGCGGTATCCTCGGCTCTGGGCTAGTCGGCATATTTACTGACAATACCCCATGGCCCATGGGATGGGTGATAGCGGTATGCGGAATAGGTTGCCTTTTGTCTACCCTGTTACTCCTCCCCCTAAGAACCAGTGAGAATTGA
- a CDS encoding DapH/DapD/GlmU-related protein translates to MGSNVTILQGVTIGDDAVVAAGAVVTDDVAAGTVVGGVPARFIKQIDPKEA, encoded by the coding sequence ATTGGCTCGAATGTGACTATCCTCCAGGGGGTAACCATCGGAGACGATGCCGTTGTCGCGGCGGGAGCCGTTGTAACCGACGATGTAGCTGCTGGAACTGTTGTCGGTGGTGTCCCTGCACGATTCATAAAACAAATAGACCCAAAAGAAGCGTAA
- a CDS encoding carboxymuconolactone decarboxylase family protein gives MNKQFLGLFTLVLAFLSMNGISRAEDTELNKTEKAIIPIAAFTASGNLSGLKVALNQGLDDGLTVNQIKETLVQIYAYAGFPRALMGINTFIAVMDERKAQGKVDKTGPEASPLPIDFDQNVYGHKVRNELVGRDISHRTSGYAVFTPIIDKFLVEHLFADIFVRDVLSHKQRELVTISTLSALPGTEPMFKGHLNIAMRTGYNKAQLQDFIEVLRDKVDVQSAEYGARILDEVLGTPLPHASLKELKVTRKTSPVTAPSAYFTGNVTVGSRFKSETTGSYGGGIVNFDAGARTAWHTHPVGQTLIVISGRGLVQSEGEVIQQIFPGDVVWIPANVRHWHGASPDSAMSHVAISEPQNGSTVSWMEHVEDEQYNK, from the coding sequence ATGAACAAACAATTTCTTGGGTTGTTCACCCTAGTCCTTGCTTTTCTAAGCATGAATGGCATTTCTCGGGCAGAAGATACCGAATTAAATAAAACAGAGAAGGCGATTATTCCCATTGCCGCTTTTACTGCGAGCGGCAATCTTTCTGGATTGAAAGTGGCTTTAAATCAGGGATTAGATGACGGATTGACCGTAAACCAAATCAAGGAAACCCTTGTCCAAATTTATGCTTATGCCGGGTTTCCTCGGGCATTGATGGGAATCAACACGTTTATCGCTGTCATGGACGAACGTAAGGCGCAGGGTAAGGTTGACAAAACCGGTCCAGAAGCATCCCCCCTTCCAATTGATTTTGATCAGAACGTTTATGGACACAAGGTCAGGAACGAGCTTGTTGGCAGGGATATTTCACACCGCACCAGCGGGTATGCTGTGTTCACACCGATTATCGACAAGTTTCTCGTCGAGCATCTCTTTGCTGATATCTTTGTTCGTGACGTCCTGAGCCATAAGCAACGAGAATTGGTGACTATCAGCACTTTGTCAGCTTTGCCGGGAACAGAACCCATGTTCAAGGGGCACCTGAATATAGCAATGCGCACGGGTTATAATAAAGCCCAGTTACAGGATTTCATAGAAGTCCTCAGGGACAAAGTCGACGTGCAGAGTGCTGAATATGGTGCGAGGATTCTCGACGAAGTGTTGGGCACGCCTCTTCCTCATGCAAGTTTGAAAGAATTAAAGGTTACCAGGAAAACGTCCCCTGTTACAGCACCATCAGCCTACTTCACGGGGAATGTAACGGTTGGATCCAGGTTTAAATCTGAAACTACGGGTAGCTATGGTGGTGGAATAGTCAATTTTGATGCTGGAGCGCGGACTGCCTGGCACACACACCCCGTAGGGCAGACGCTCATCGTTATTTCAGGCCGTGGCCTGGTACAATCCGAAGGAGAAGTCATTCAGCAAATCTTTCCCGGCGATGTCGTCTGGATTCCGGCGAATGTACGCCACTGGCATGGAGCCTCACCGGACAGTGCGATGTCGCATGTGGCAATTTCCGAACCTCAGAATGGTTCCACCGTCAGTTGGATGGAGCATGTCGAAGATGAGCAATACAATAAGTAA
- a CDS encoding sugar O-acetyltransferase, which produces MELHELLKHFNQGLPVCEGDEAHQLLVSLSNEAMRLTAGLNGTYHSPDEVRKIFSALTGKEVDPSFTLFPPFYADFGKNITVGKTVFINAGCKFQDQGGIFLGDGCLIGHNVVMATVNHGLSREKRHWNYVAPITLGSNV; this is translated from the coding sequence ATGGAACTACACGAATTACTGAAGCATTTTAATCAAGGGCTCCCGGTCTGTGAGGGAGATGAGGCCCATCAGCTTTTAGTCAGCCTGAGCAATGAGGCAATGCGCCTGACTGCTGGACTCAATGGCACCTATCATAGTCCGGATGAGGTCCGAAAAATATTTTCTGCGTTGACGGGCAAGGAAGTTGATCCAAGTTTCACCTTGTTTCCACCATTTTACGCAGACTTTGGCAAAAACATCACTGTCGGCAAAACGGTCTTTATCAATGCCGGATGCAAGTTTCAGGATCAAGGAGGTATCTTTCTTGGAGATGGGTGCCTGATTGGTCACAACGTGGTGATGGCCACAGTCAATCATGGCTTGAGCCGAGAAAAACGGCACTGGAATTATGTTGCGCCCATAACCTTAGGCAGCAATGTCTGA